TATAGTTGCAAGAAACAAacgaatgtcacgatttaatcatCATATGAGACATGCTAAAGACCAACAACAAACCTAGTCATGGAAGCAGCTTCCCGGCCATGAAGCACGCGAACTTATTGCTCCGGGAGTACTCATACGGCACCCCAGCGACCGTGAGCAGCCGCTCGAGGACCTCCTTGGCCTGGTCGGGCTCCGCGGTCTTGCACTCGAGCTCGTAGTTGGTGCCGAAATCGAAATGCGTCTCGTCCAGCTCCAGCATGAGCCCTTGCCCCTCACCCTCCCCGAGCTCATAGACGCCGCGGGTGTTCCGGAAGCCGCCGAGGCAGACGAACGGCGCTTTGTCCCCGCCGACGCCGTACTCGTCGGAGACGAGCCGGACGATGGGGGAGTCGACGGCGCCGAGGCGGGCGGGGTCGTCGAGgcaggcgagggcgagggcggggtcgaggggctcctcgacctcctcgacgcgaCTGACGCCGGCGTGGATGCGCGGGCGGCGCTTGAGCGCGAGGACGGCGCGGGAGGGGGCGCGGTCGTCGGGGCCGTAGAGGNNNNNNNNNNCGAAGAGAGTAGTACACTTCtcatatttttatatatttttaaataTACAATGAAATTAAAAATAcagaaaaaggagaaaaataaGACCTGGAAAATCAAACCTAATCGtgataaaaataaaatgaaaaccaCATCAAACCGCATCCCATAAAACCAGAAGAAAACCAGTGAAATCACTGTCGACAAAATACTGGTGTTGGGCCTGTGCACGAGCTGCCGCTAGTGGGCGAGCACTATGTACTGCTCGCAGTAAGTGGTATACAGTGTTTGCGCTGTTGGTTCATGGTTTGTCGGACAAAAATTACAAAACCAAAAGAAATTTTTGAATAAAGCCATAGATGAAACATGTGCTTCTTCTAAGGTCGAAATGAAAAACAAGCTTGGACATCTCAGATGAAATATGTGTAGACATTTGCCCCACACATATCCAATTAATTCCTTCTTTGTGCGGCTACCCTACCAACCACAACACACACACCTACCTCAAAGAAGAACTCCAACTTGTcggtaatcattttttttctttcttctctttcTCGAAAAGGAAAGTATATCGTATATTTCCTCTCACCGACACTGGCTACAAGTTTACAGCAACTCCATCGACCGACAACGACGAACCAACAGAACAATAGCTTCTTCCTCCATCTTACAGAGGGTGGATTTGCAATGGCGTTTCGACACGGATTAGCACCCTCCTCCTTTGGATGGGCAGATCGAGGGTGAGAGTGGATTCGT
Above is a genomic segment from Triticum aestivum cultivar Chinese Spring unplaced genomic scaffold, IWGSC CS RefSeq v2.1 scaffold118543, whole genome shotgun sequence containing:
- the LOC123172828 gene encoding triphosphate tunnel metalloenzyme 3 — protein: MDLGFDILDGIWALNLENEGLTSQLLDEDSLDVQNEMEILVKTITIKVDPSDTIDVVKTKVQDQQRLVFNGEQLEDERTLADYDIQDESTLTLDLPIQRRRVLIRVETPLQIHPLYGPDDRAPSRAVLALKRRPRIHAGVSRVEEVEEPLDPALALACLDDPARLGAVDSPIVRLVSDEYGVGGDKAPFVCLGGFRNTRGVYELGEGEGQGLMLELDETHFDFGTNYELECKTAEPDQAKEVLERLLTVAGVPYEYSRSNKFACFMAGKLLP